The Naumovozyma castellii chromosome 2, complete genome sequence CACCAGTGCACTTTGAAGGTGAATTGCAATTGGAAAACAAAACATATCGTATGGTTACGCAACCAGCCGAACAAGATCCTAAACCAGAGGATATTACCATTGTTCAAGCTGAGTGTCGCAGGTGGCCGCACCACGTCATGGTCCTTAGTGATCAGATGCTTCCTCTTTTAAGAAAATTACAATCGGAAACAGTAATGGTTGCTGATTTTagtgaatttgaaaaagtcGTTAGGGAGGTGCAACAAACTGAACTCATTAAGGCATACGAATTTTACttgaaacaaaataatcaaattaaaCTGGCACTGAAGGATAATTCCATCTTTGattatgaatatatattccaGAAACATCATAATTTAGAAAGTTGCTATTCCCTTCTTGACAAACATTATGCTAATGATTTGAACATGAGAGACCTCTTTCTGCAAATAAATTCACCGCTACCTTCAGAACAACGCCGAAAATTGTCAAGATTGGTTACCATGGCTATGTTTGCAAAAGGATCACTTCTAATTGATGTCATTGCAAAAAGGGGGGAGGcattaaatgaattttcGGATCTCTTTACGAAGTTCGGAAAATGTTGCACCATTTTCTCTACCATTTTTGGGTTGACAAGAAAGACATCTATACCTCGCTGGGCACAGGCtacaaaaattgaattaacTGTCATGTTCCTTACAACTGCCACCTTCCTTTTGGAGGCTCCCCCCGCATTTAGAAAATGTTTTGAACTAGAGGATGATGACTTGTCGGAGGATGATGAACTTAATCTACCCCCATATGCTTTCTATTAATTTACATATTgcaaaaaagaaaataatttcgtctagatttaatattattagattattttattcaaatgggtatttattttaaatatttctttatttaagCAATAACACAGGCTGGATCCCAAAATAGACCCTTAACAATATAATTGTCCTTGTTTTCAGCAGTGTTGTCTTTTTGAGAAGCTTGAGCGGATGGTTGCATTGTTGTAATTATTGTTTGTGTTTGTGTTTGTGTTTGTGTTTGTTATTGATGGTTCTTCtctattgaaaagaattaaCTAATACATATTAGATAACTTCAATAAGAATACAACAAAACCTTCTCCTTTTATACCATTTTCTAGTGACATCTTCTTTTACAACTTAACAATTAAACTTTGAGAACAACTTTACATGAAACAGCTTGCTTGTATCGTATTAAAACAAACACTTTCCTGTACGTACGGGAACTTATCCTCTGGTGTATTCAAATTGTGGAAGTGAAAGTTTTTCGTATTATGCCGCTTATCGTGTAAATTTCCTCATTGGGTAATTACATGGATATGCCGagacaaaaaaaaatacttgCTTCTGTCAGTTAAAATATGCATGCAGCATCCGATTTAAACTCTCTGTTTCCGCTTGAAACATAGCCCCACCGCATTATTACCATTGTAGGTATATGGCAATATATATCGAAACACTGGCCCAGTCATATGCATACTTCACTGCTTCTTTAACCCGTAGGAATCAGCACTGCTATTGCCTGTCTTAGAATCCTCAGTGGTGGCACGGGTAAATTCAACGGGTCCTCTCCTAACACTAGCCTCAACAGTAGCCTCAACTGCATTATCGTCAGGCCTTGCAGCTTTGGCCCTATAGATATTGTCAGTATCTTGCTGCACAAACAATGGATTATCATAAACTTGGCTTTCACTCTTCTTGGAACGACCACCTTTGGTAAACAGACGTGAATCATAATCTAAATCAGGTTGTTTGGAGGAATTCACCGCAGCAAGAGCCACTTTATCAGAAATATCCTCTCCTCTTGAATAAGCCAATTTCTTCAGACGATCAACTGTACTTTTCTTACTTACTTTATTCCCAGTACCACGAATCTTATCTTTCAAAGCTTCCAATTTTACTTGTCTATTATTCGCCTCTTGCTCAGCAGCATGTCTCCTTTGTAAAGCTCTTTGCGCTAATTCCCTTCTGGCCTCCTTGTCCACCTTTTCCAAGGCATCAGATAGTTCCATATGCTTATCATTGATATTTGTAACTTGACC is a genomic window containing:
- the NCAS0B05130 gene encoding uncharacterized protein — encoded protein: MSLETDLFAFYIFSQIGSEKTVSQFQSEEQFLIEYTVKSSIEDDTQFHIYYCLEPPVHFEGELQLENKTYRMVTQPAEQDPKPEDITIVQAECRRWPHHVMVLSDQMLPLLRKLQSETVMVADFSEFEKVVREVQQTELIKAYEFYLKQNNQIKLALKDNSIFDYEYIFQKHHNLESCYSLLDKHYANDLNMRDLFLQINSPLPSEQRRKLSRLVTMAMFAKGSLLIDVIAKRGEALNEFSDLFTKFGKCCTIFSTIFGLTRKTSIPRWAQATKIELTVMFLTTATFLLEAPPAFRKCFELEDDDLSEDDELNLPPYAFY
- the NCAS0B05140 gene encoding uncharacterized protein; translated protein: MQPSAQASQKDNTAENKDNYIVKGLFWDPACVIA